The Solea solea chromosome 15, fSolSol10.1, whole genome shotgun sequence genome segment AGGTCCACGCCTTCCAGGAGCTGATGTACCCTTACAGTCCTGACCGAGAGCTGCAGGCCTACCTTCAGTGTCGCATTGCCGGGTTTGTCACCTCTGACATTCACCTTTTGGCTGCTGACCGCGATGCCAACTTCCAGCAGTCCAGTGAGCGGCAAACGCGGAGAATCCAGGACACACTCAAGCGGGTAAAGGCCACTTTCCTCTGAGCCCCGGTCTAGTCACAAGTCATTGTCCTGAGTGAGTCGCCATCGACAGGTCAACACCTCATGACTGAGGCTCCGTGCCCAAGGCTTGACCTTCACGTCCCTCTGTTGTCCCATCAGCCAGCTTGTAGACTGGAAAAAGGATGTTGCCTGTTCCCTGTTGGTCCCCcataaccaaaaaaaaggcacatactTCTCCCTCAGCTGAACTACCAGCATGTTCATGATTATTTGTGAACTGTCCCAGAAATGTAGCTCTTAAGGGTCCCATGTAATCGGCCTGGAATACCAACATTTCAAGCACCAGGGCCTGGGAGGAATGCACACCAAAAAAAGCCACCACTTGTGTGTGGTATTTTagtcactttgttgttttggaACAAAACCTATTCTGAAGCTTCACTGCATGATAATTGTTGGTCAGCGTTTATTGTTGCCATAGCTGCAATTGAAATAGGGCCATAGAGAATTATGGGGGCAACAatgcatacagtacattcaatCTAATCGTCACACAGCAGGTGAGGTGAAAAGTTGTGCGACCAAGTTGAAACCCCTCATTCCCTTCTCTCCTCCACTTGCATGGCCAACAACAGGTTAATCCAGCCTGATCAAACATTCAAGTAACCACATTTAGGAAAGGAGAAACACATCATGCAGAGAACCTTTCTATGGACTGAACAGTTTGCTATGATTGATTTTGTCGAACTTGCatagatttgtttgtttaccgCTTACAACTTTACCGAATGATATTTTTATGACTATATTGGTAATTGTTATCTAACATGAGTTGAATTTACACTTTGTGAACTAATTGCATTTGTTATCAATAGTGTGTCATGAAGGTCGCAAAGCTTGACAAGCTTCCCATTACAGATAAACTCAACATAATGACATGTCTGTGCACCAAACGTGATTTGAGAAATGATCTTTAGCCTTTgtctatttttctattttctggctttctctctctctctctctctctctctctctctttctctctctttctctctcccatGGTTTTCTGTCCTGAAGCAGAGCGTGAAGATGGAATGTGCCATGCTATGAAGATTTGCTTAATTTAgccaaataaaatacattttataagcTCTCTCTTGCCAAAACCGTGCTATTGTCAGATAACATCCGTGGTGGAATGGCTGCATGGCAGGTTACAGACCTCAGACAGGGAAGCTTGGCTTTTCTCTCCTCCTACAGGGATTCACTACGTGTGgtgatgaaaacactgaacatcacTGCAGGTTTTGCTGGGGTTTTTAAGCCAGTCTTACACAACCTATAGATTTTTACAGAATGTTTGTGCACACCCTCACCAATATCCTGGCAGATTTGTCCCTTGTTATTTGTTGACAACATTGGTGTGAATTTCTTATTGTTTCTTATTGCTTGGattctatgtatgtgtgtgtgtgtgtatcccaggtattccttatgttgtggggacataaatCGCACATTATGGgaacttgtcttccttatggggacaaaagtTAAATCCCCAAAACGTAAATTTCTactttttaaggtgaagacatgttttaaagttaggttaaggttaggttcaggattaggattaggccagttgtaggttagagtaagtctccaggaaatgaatgtaagtcaatacaatgtcctctgaagtcatggaaaccagtgtgtgtgtgtgtgtgtgtgtgtgtgtgtgtgtgtgtgtgcagttcatTAACAGTAATAAATATGAACatggaccttttttttcctccaaatacTCATTTACAGACAGTTGACATCACAAAGGTTTGTTAAATGTGGACACCATGCCGATAAGAAGTTGATGTTAAACTCCAAATAGACTCAAGTATTTGGGTGGTATACATAAAAAGTGTATTTAGTTGTTTTACAGCTTTATAatcagttgttttttaaatcagaaatctGAAGCAATTCAGTGTCACTTTCTATGAGCAATCCTCACagatgtgctttaaaaaaatcatgaaGATGTTAAATATGTTCTTAAACAGGGGTCGTGAAGAAGGCCTATTCCACTAAAAATTACAATACAGTGATTGCAGCTTTTCCTCCGGGATAAACAGAGAGTAAGCAGACAGTGCTGAGGAAATAGGCGCAGTGTGAAGGCGACGTCCCGGGGGTTTTTATTGTTATCTAACGGGATCAGTTCGCATCTTCAAAGCTTCagagataaaaaagaagaagaagaagaagccccATCGGGTTGATGCGACTGCTGCCTTCACAGCGACAGATCACCGATAAAGGAGACAACCAGGCCCGGCCTCTATCTGCATTGTCATATAACTAAACGATCAATTTAGTGCCATTGTCCCCGAGCTGCTGTATGCAGAGATTCCTCAGGAGAGGGCCGCGCAAACCCCACAGGTTATAGGCGCGGTCTGTTCGAAAGGTGGCGTCTTTGGCTCATTATGTATTAGACAAAACTTCTCTGTGGAAAGTGCTTGTTGTTCATTTTAACTTTGCGGATAATCCGCGCGTGTGATTCCACCTGTGCATAATCTGCTTTATTGTAAAATGGGATTGTCACTGGTTTATGTGAAGCCTGTCCTTTCTGGACTTGCGTCTGTTTGCGCTCCCAGGGTTCTGCGGCTTCCTCGCAGCTTGTTTTagcatatttacatttgaacGGAAAGACAATCAACTGTAATTGTGTCGCTACTGTAATACCTTTGATCTGTAATGTTTGAAGCGCCTGTGCCAAATGCTGGCTCTCGGGTTGCCGGCGCCAGCGCACACCAGGGTATCAAAGACATGTCAATACAAAAgtactaccccccccccccccccccccccacacacacacacacacacacacacacaccctccattTGATAACATGAGTAAAACTATGGCTTCACAAGGCATTTTGGGGTTTTTATGAGGCCGCAATGCAGAGAATAATCTGGCACAAACGCAAGGTTTTACGCACACGCTTGTGCGTGTTTTTCCGTGTGTTCACtgttaattatatatatgtaatgtgTTTCATGTCGATCACAAGGTACGTGGAGCTGCATcagcattaaaataaatattttttaaaacttcATTAGACTAAGTTTCTGTCTCTGATGAGAGACCACACACCGGCTCCCTCCTGGAATTGAGGAGCTGCTTTAATAATCATCATTTAATACACAAATAAGTTGAAATGTAGCTTTTGTAAAAGAACAACAACCAGAAAAGTACTTTGGAACAGGAACAAGTATTAATGGAATACAAAGTTTGGGCGTGAACATTGCAGCCGAAAGACCTCACCATGTAAAACAGGTTGGATGAacgttttaacattttttaaacaaatcgGAGTAATTTGGAGCAGTAAAAGTTTATTAGAGGTTCAAGGTTCCCTTCCCCTCTTTTTCTCACTCAATGTGATGTTACATACCCAATGGATACAGATATATATGTAATacgtgatttattttttaatcattcatctatttatttatttatttttacctgaTATTAGCTCTCTATTTGCGCCtgtagtttttttaattgtctttgcTCTGTTCCATGAGAAATTCACAaaagtgtggggaaaaaacacatttcgaCATTACTTCAAACTATATCTCCAGGACAGAGGTGGACCCTGCAACAAAGCAAAACTACAGACATTAAATTATATCTATAGTTATGCGTTGTCTGGTCAGCCAGACTCTTACTTTCTGTATTCTTACAGGCCTACAGTTGTTGCTCCTGCAGTTTCAGTCGGGGCAGACACATGTATGAGCTCAGGAGGactctcacagactcactggCGCCAGgtcttcacacactcacaggatATGTAAAGACTTCAATAACGAGCCATTAACCCCTAATCATCGCGATCGATCAGGCGTTACAAGGGCCTCCACACATGCAAATGGCGAGGAGCGCCGGGCCCCTATAAAAGCTGACACCGCAGCAGTTGCTTCACACACTCGCTCTCGACATTCGGTGGATTTACAGGTCACTGAGCAGCACTGACAACATGgtcaaatatttttctgtggACTGGCTGGCCCAGAGCCACCGCGACACCACAACCACTGGGGAGCACGAACTTGGCACGGATACCGCACTGACCCACAGACCGCATATGCCCTGCGTGGTGCAGCCGCGTCCCCCAACTTTTGGCAAAGGTTATTTACAGCCTAAACCCAAACCAACAAAGCCCGTTGATCTCACGGAACAAATGGACAACAACAGGCCCCTGGACTCCACTCTGTGTTCCTCACCAAGTAAGTAGcaccagtttaaaaaaaacacaacctcgATTAACAATATTAACAAGTGATCCACTAATGGCGCACAAACAGTATTTGTAACACAGCttgattctttctttttcttctcataGCGTCAGAAATCAGTGGCTATTCCTCCGGGTATGAGAGCGAAGCCACTTCGTCTGAGTGTCACTCTATGGATGAGGAGAAGGACGGACCACAGCGCCGTGTACGCACGAAGTTCACACCCGAACAGATCAACAAACTGGAAAAGATcttcaacaaacacaaatacttgGATgctggagagagagtgaagaccGCACAGAAGCTGAGCCTCACAGAAACTCAGGTGAGACGCGAGTGTTCGTGTAAACAAATCAACCACGATGACATTCATTAACTGAGACTGTATTTGCGCATTGGATGTTAACtttgttgctctctctctctcgctcgctcagATCAGGACGTGGTTTCAGAACAGGAGGATGAAGCTGAAGCGGGAGGTGCAGGACTACCACACTCCCCAAGTCCCGTCGGTGATGTTTCAGTCTCTGCCTCCAGTTCAGTACCACATGATGGGACAACAGCGTCCCCACTACCCCGCGGCTGGACCCCATTATTACCCGATCTCCGTCCCGCAGATGGTCCTCCAACAACCGATGtcccctcaccctcctcctcatcgtctcATGATCCACAATCCTCATTACTACTGATGATGAACTGAGACCCTTCCGACtgcaacacttaaaaaaaaaatcaaagaatgtgcaatacagagtttgttttatttgatgtgcattaataatgtgtgtattttattatatttgatGTAAAAAGTGATTCACAGAAAAGTTTATTTAtcaggaaataaaaatatatcttCTATACTGCATTGGACTTGGCGCATTTCATTGCATGACATGTATCATTTATAGGTTGTTGTATTTTAACTATACCAGCTGAGCTACAGAGCTCGTATCAGTTGCTGTCTTTATTGTAGGATTAGCTCAACATGAATGGATTATCCTCGTCTCTCCCTCTTaagaagggaggaggagaaagcacAGATAAACATGGCAACTGTCCACTCAGACGAAGCATTGTTATTGTTCTTATCACAGCTCACTGTATGGATCAGTTGGTTTGATCCTCTCAGAAGATACACATCTGAAACCAACTGATATGATAcagacaaatcaaatcaaatcactgagGATAGACAgaacttttttatttgacattattcATGATGAGCTTCACGCACAcacccccaccacctccaccttcCCACAAAGACCGCCCAGATGCGCTGCTGCTTTCATATTGTTTGTCCTCATCTCTGCACTTCAAACGCCAGCTAACGGGCAGATCATGGTCCGACAATTAGTCCCAATTAAACCGCTCATTGATGAGTTTACAGTTAACCACAGGAGTCCTGAGGCCATGGCTCCAGAGAGTCTGGACTTTTGTGTGGCCAGAGAGTCTGATCTCTGGTTTTGAAGTGTGAGGCCTGAGGATAAAACCTGATTATGTGATGGGATTTGGAGATAGCAAACTTGATTCACGACAACTTAACGATAACAAAACGGGACAACAGAGCTGTGTAGCTGTGTCTGCGTGTAACGTTTCTAATCCTGTCTCTCGTGCATTATTTGCAGTTAGAGTAAACTTACAGTTAGGACTGAAGGATAAGGCCGACGAcatcacaagaagaagaagtttatAATTAGTTGATGTCGATCGTTATCCATTCAAACCGACATGATTGAAGATGAAGAAACGAGTTTGGTGGAGctttaaaattatttatttaattagaaaacaacacaaactacaaacagaaacaaaacatgatgaTAAAATGTTGTGTCTCAAAGTGTTTGCACATCGCTTAAACACTAGAGCTCACAATGCTGACCCTTTGTTATATtaatcaagaaaagaaaatagcaaATAAGTGCCTTGTTGTTGAAATTTGCCTTTGACATTTTCGGTTCgggttttaaaatgttgtacCTGGTGAATCTCCTGTGAAGGCGCCCATGGGGCCCGTCAACAAATGTCTCATTCAAATCGACCATTCAAGGATCAAACGGGACTTTCTCACTTTCTATGCGGACGCTCTTTCACAGCGGTCACACCCACCCTCTCCCAACATAACAAAGACTTCTTCATCAGCAGTTTGCTTGATGCGCAGACAgctggggggcgggggggtctTCTGTCTGCGAACCCCACAAGTTACTCACATCCTCGACAACCTGGAAACATCTTAAACAACAGGTGGAGCCAGTATGTCAAAGAAATATAGTCAAGACTATTGGAACATTTTATTATCTTACATTACCAGCAAATACCTGCTTAGACAAAAATGGATCTATCACATTTTCATCATGGATTTGTTTTTGCATAATATCTCACATTA includes the following:
- the vox gene encoding ventral homeobox, producing MVKYFSVDWLAQSHRDTTTTGEHELGTDTALTHRPHMPCVVQPRPPTFGKGYLQPKPKPTKPVDLTEQMDNNRPLDSTLCSSPTSEISGYSSGYESEATSSECHSMDEEKDGPQRRVRTKFTPEQINKLEKIFNKHKYLDAGERVKTAQKLSLTETQIRTWFQNRRMKLKREVQDYHTPQVPSVMFQSLPPVQYHMMGQQRPHYPAAGPHYYPISVPQMVLQQPMSPHPPPHRLMIHNPHYY